GGCGATCCGAACGCCTGGCTGGCGATCGTCGGCCTTGCCCCCGGCAAGCACGGCGCCAACCGCACCGGGCGCCCCTTTACCGGCGACCATGCCGGCGTCCTCCTGTTCGATACGCTCAAGAAGTTCGGCTTGGCCGAGGGCGAGTATGAGGCGCGGCCCGACGACAGCCTTCGCCTGACCGGCGCGATCATCATCAACGCGGTCAAGTGCCTGCCGCCCGAGAACAAGCCGACGCCCGAGGAGATCCGCACCTGTCGCCCGTTCCTGGAGGGCCAGATCGCCGCGCTGCCGCGCCCGCGCGTATTCGTGGCGCTTGGCCAGATCGCGCACCAGTCGGCGGTCAAGGTGCTGGGCGGCAAGCTGCCCAAGGCCAAGTTCGGCCATCTGGCCGAGCACCGGATGCCCGGCGGCGAGGTGCTGATCGATAGCTATCACTGCTCGCGCTACAACCAGAACACCGGTCGCCTGACCGCGCCGATGTTCGAGGCGGTGTTCGCCCGCGCGCTGGAGGTCCGCGCCGAATAGTGCCTTGTCGCCCGCCCCTCGATCGATCACGATCGCAGGTAAGGGGGGACGGGCATGAGATTGGGCACGATCATCGCCGCGCTTGCGATGGCAGCGACGCCGGCCGCGGCGCGCGACCTGACGGTACCGGCCGACAAGGGGTGGCAGCACGCTCAGACGGGCATGGTCGTGATGCCGCAGGTCGCGGGATTCCAGCGCACCAAGCTGTCCGACTCGACCGAAACCGAGCACGACGTCACCGCGCAGTTCGGCGAGGATGCCGACGGCACCTTCGCGACGTTCTACCTGTTCCATCCGGCGGTGCCCGACGTGGCGCTCTGGTTCGACCGCGCGCAGGTGGCGCTCGACGGCGGCAAGACGGGGCGAGGCGCGTCGCCCGCCACCGCCGATCCGGTCGCGTTTGCCGTGGGTGGCGGCACGCCGAATGCGCTTCGTCAGGTCTATTCGATCCCCGGCGGCGCCTTGCGCAGCACTGCGGTGGCGCTGATCCCGGTCGGTGACTGGATCGTCAAGCTGCGCATGTCGTCGCGAACGCTGACCGCCGACAGGATGGATGCCAAGCTGATGGCGCTCGTCTCGGGCCTGCGCTGGCCGAAGACGACCGAGGCAACCGGCACGCCGATCGCGCTCGTTCGGCCGTGCACGGCACCGCTCGCTTATGGCAAGGCGAAGGTCGTGAAGCCCGACGGCGCCGCAATGCTGCTGTCGCTGATGCTTCCCGGGATCGCCGCAAAGGAGGGGAAGGTCGAGAAAGGCCCGCCTGCCACCTGGTGCCGGGAGGGTGAGCCGCTGGGCGACTATGGCGTCTATCGTGCGAATGCCGATGCGAACCGGTACACGATCGCGATGGCCGATGCCGGTCGCGCCATCCACGTCAGCCCGCCGGCCATCGCCATCGGCAACGGGAAACCCGCGATTTCGGTGACGACTGAGGACGTCGACGGGACGATCGCCACCTATCCGTCGTTCAGTGCGCTGCCGCAACCGGCGCAAGTGTGGAAGCTGGTGACGACGAGCGGACCGACCGGCCGGATGCGGGGCAACGACATGACGCTCAGCCCGGACGCGCTCAAGCGCTGACGGATACGCCCGTGCCGCTCGCGCATTGAGCGGCGATGATGGTGTTTCGCGTCGCTGCCCTTGCGGCATTGTTTGCCGCAGGCGGGTGCGAGGCCGAGCCGCGGCGGGCGG
This is a stretch of genomic DNA from Sphingomonas sp. Y38-1Y. It encodes these proteins:
- a CDS encoding uracil-DNA glycosylase; protein product: MFAPSPIPESEPPRDCPHCPRLVAFREALRTEYPDWWNAPVNAFGDPNAWLAIVGLAPGKHGANRTGRPFTGDHAGVLLFDTLKKFGLAEGEYEARPDDSLRLTGAIIINAVKCLPPENKPTPEEIRTCRPFLEGQIAALPRPRVFVALGQIAHQSAVKVLGGKLPKAKFGHLAEHRMPGGEVLIDSYHCSRYNQNTGRLTAPMFEAVFARALEVRAE